A genomic region of Oceaniferula marina contains the following coding sequences:
- a CDS encoding LamG-like jellyroll fold domain-containing protein: MKKLFLLLTAGATTMTQAAITETHLYELGETGTLESGIPQDSVGSSHFTGRGGSPTANTTNPSPVSGTYTSFDADFNWGADFSGFATDNFAVELWVRTSNLTQGAGTNIAEVFRTGTLTGALEFYLRNDGNWMAGYQNVSFIGGGGAAAVANEWVNLAVIRDDGVSAFYIDGQPIGSPVAQDKAPVFDQANNGHLAVASGGVNPFTGDIDNIRMFTFEADDDPVAALTVNAVPEPSTTALLGLGGLALILRRRKG, translated from the coding sequence ATGAAAAAATTATTTTTATTACTCACGGCAGGCGCCACGACTATGACCCAGGCCGCTATTACAGAAACGCACCTCTATGAACTGGGTGAGACAGGGACCCTTGAGTCTGGCATACCTCAAGATTCTGTTGGATCATCTCATTTCACGGGAAGAGGCGGATCTCCGACAGCAAATACCACGAACCCTTCCCCGGTATCTGGCACCTACACTTCGTTTGATGCTGATTTTAACTGGGGAGCAGACTTCTCTGGATTCGCGACCGATAATTTTGCTGTCGAGTTGTGGGTGCGCACGAGTAATCTCACCCAAGGTGCTGGTACGAATATCGCTGAAGTTTTTCGAACCGGAACCTTAACTGGCGCACTTGAGTTTTATTTGCGTAATGATGGAAATTGGATGGCAGGTTATCAGAATGTTTCATTCATTGGGGGGGGAGGTGCTGCAGCAGTGGCAAATGAGTGGGTAAATCTTGCTGTAATCCGAGATGATGGAGTGTCTGCCTTTTACATCGACGGCCAGCCGATCGGAAGCCCGGTTGCGCAAGATAAAGCTCCTGTTTTTGATCAAGCCAATAATGGTCACTTGGCAGTTGCGAGTGGCGGGGTAAATCCGTTTACAGGCGACATCGACAACATCCGCATGTTCACCTTTGAAGCAGATGATGATCCTGTTGCAGCTCTCACCGTCAATGCGGTCCCCGAGCCTTCCACTACAGCCCTTCTCGGACTTGGAGGCCTCGCACTCATCTTGCGTCGCCGTAAAGGCTAA
- a CDS encoding sulfatase-like hydrolase/transferase produces the protein MNLILPIHHANLRRSALCVVSLLFSGLCSVWGDEKAPNIVIILADDMGYADVGFNGCKDIPTPHLDALADSGVRFVQGYVSASVCGPSRAGLLTGRYQQRFGCGENAPEEGWPDHPRCRDAGVPRSEQLLSELLKPAGYRTGVIGKWHLGLDEPLRPNSRGFDYFYGFLNGSHSFTHAHKKWGKHPELWPIYRNREPLDYRGYLTDTFTDESVHFIERNKERPFFLYVTYNAVHSPWQAPANVADKVRHIADKNRRVYAGMLVSLDDGVGRIIKSLKDQGVYQNTVVVFLSDNGAPKSSSASSAPLRGFKGDTYEGGTRVPFVMSWPAKIQAGTVYAHPVSSLDLVPTMVQLAGAKPAKKRLDGVDLMPFILGEKRDRPHEVMFFRRDDDYAIRQQDWKLLWNNGAPSGTRKVELFNLADDPNETTDLISQYPEKAKKLQKQFDAWDGKLPDNAWWGGPKNRKR, from the coding sequence ATGAACCTAATACTTCCAATCCATCATGCCAATCTCAGGCGATCTGCCCTGTGTGTAGTCTCCTTGTTGTTCTCTGGCCTATGCAGCGTGTGGGGGGATGAAAAGGCGCCCAATATTGTGATCATTCTGGCCGATGACATGGGTTACGCGGATGTGGGCTTTAACGGCTGCAAGGACATTCCGACACCGCATTTGGATGCTCTGGCTGATTCCGGAGTCCGGTTTGTCCAAGGTTATGTTTCTGCTTCGGTTTGCGGGCCGTCACGGGCAGGTCTCTTAACGGGGCGGTATCAACAGCGCTTCGGTTGTGGAGAAAACGCTCCCGAAGAAGGGTGGCCGGATCATCCGCGTTGCCGCGATGCGGGGGTTCCCCGCTCAGAACAACTACTCAGCGAACTGCTCAAGCCCGCGGGTTATCGTACGGGGGTGATCGGGAAGTGGCACCTAGGTCTGGATGAACCGCTCAGGCCAAACAGCCGTGGGTTTGATTATTTTTATGGCTTTCTCAACGGTTCTCATTCGTTTACGCATGCTCATAAAAAGTGGGGGAAACACCCTGAATTGTGGCCGATCTACCGGAACCGTGAACCGTTGGATTACCGAGGGTATTTGACGGATACCTTCACGGATGAGAGTGTGCACTTTATCGAACGAAATAAAGAACGTCCGTTTTTTCTTTATGTGACTTATAATGCGGTGCACTCCCCGTGGCAGGCTCCTGCCAATGTCGCTGACAAGGTTCGGCACATTGCCGATAAAAACCGCCGTGTGTATGCCGGGATGTTGGTTTCTCTGGACGATGGTGTGGGCCGGATTATCAAGTCGCTCAAGGATCAGGGGGTTTATCAGAACACTGTGGTTGTTTTTCTTAGTGACAATGGAGCCCCTAAAAGCTCGTCGGCGAGTAGTGCCCCCTTGCGTGGATTCAAAGGGGATACCTATGAAGGTGGGACCAGAGTGCCCTTTGTCATGTCCTGGCCTGCTAAAATCCAAGCAGGTACTGTTTATGCACACCCAGTCAGCTCCCTTGATTTGGTCCCGACCATGGTTCAGCTAGCAGGTGCGAAGCCGGCAAAGAAGAGATTGGACGGCGTGGACCTCATGCCTTTCATTCTTGGTGAAAAGCGAGATCGTCCACATGAGGTGATGTTTTTCCGTCGAGATGACGATTATGCGATCCGTCAGCAGGATTGGAAACTGCTCTGGAACAACGGGGCACCTTCCGGCACCAGAAAAGTCGAGTTGTTTAATCTCGCAGATGATCCGAATGAAACAACGGATTTGATCAGTCAATATCCTGAAAAAGCTAAAAAGCTTCAAAAACAGTTCGATGCCTGGGATGGTAAGTTGCCCGATAATGCATGGTGGGGTGGCCCTAAAAACCGAAAACGCTAA
- a CDS encoding sialate O-acetylesterase translates to MSIPIKLALLLAASSQALALTLPTVFTDHMVLQRGQKVPVWGTADPGVGVTVSFAGQIASGTSDSQGKWRVDLAPLKANKQPGELIVKSAGEQTVIKDVLVGEVWFCSGQSNMQWSMRQSGNPDAAIAAANFPLIRLYKTPLVPSNTPLDQINASWQVCSPQTVEHFSAVGYYFGRKLHQELDVPVGLLLSAWGGTRIEPWTPPCGFEGIDAVADIHEMVKRTLPDSPEYQKNMQTYLKDLDAWRDQAGESLSRQVAVTEPPKFPKELILGGNHQTATKLYNGMIHAHVPFAIKGAIWYQGESNYREGALYTEKTKALVRGWRKLWGYDFPYYFVQIAPYKYGNDAPEKLAEFWEAQANIVKTVPRTGMTVVSDYTTLNDIHPPNKLIPGTRLARLALAHDYGKDVVSTGPVFQKMIVQGSSLKLLFDAAKGLKTRDGKTPDWFELAGEDGEYHKAVAQIQGEAVIVKSVEVAKPLAVRFAWHKLATPNLVNEAGIPCATFRAGKLPIPPNSASAHVPEAKEYRVIYQIDLPKDANYAKGGAQYQIDNSTKDKSPFQRVAYYLELESRDGKKQYVFASMNKFTDDLKKLGIPTASSGARFMQKVSGLTIRTNVRGLTPCTNSDGGNIEFWPGNYGPANTTKIPGASDKLYDFGDQSNSQIPGYGSMQIHHWKMKQTAFALNHWGNNGMLDVGIGNASVNNTDWTFSANGGQYKTIRLTVMVK, encoded by the coding sequence ATGAGCATTCCAATCAAACTCGCTCTGCTTCTAGCCGCGTCATCACAGGCTTTGGCTCTCACTTTGCCGACCGTCTTTACCGACCATATGGTTCTCCAACGTGGTCAGAAGGTTCCTGTGTGGGGGACGGCAGATCCCGGTGTCGGGGTGACGGTTTCTTTTGCCGGGCAAATCGCATCAGGTACATCAGATTCCCAGGGGAAATGGCGAGTTGATCTTGCTCCGTTGAAGGCGAACAAACAGCCTGGTGAGCTCATCGTAAAATCCGCTGGAGAGCAGACTGTGATCAAGGATGTGCTGGTTGGAGAAGTCTGGTTTTGCTCCGGCCAGTCGAATATGCAGTGGTCCATGCGGCAGAGTGGTAACCCGGATGCGGCGATCGCTGCTGCCAATTTCCCTCTCATCCGACTCTACAAGACCCCACTTGTGCCGTCGAATACACCATTGGACCAAATCAATGCAAGCTGGCAGGTTTGCAGCCCTCAAACGGTTGAGCACTTCTCAGCGGTCGGTTATTACTTCGGAAGAAAACTTCACCAGGAGCTTGATGTGCCTGTGGGGCTTCTTCTCAGTGCTTGGGGGGGGACAAGGATTGAACCATGGACCCCACCTTGTGGTTTTGAAGGGATCGACGCTGTTGCTGATATCCATGAGATGGTTAAAAGAACCCTGCCAGATTCACCGGAGTATCAAAAAAACATGCAAACGTATCTCAAGGATTTAGATGCGTGGCGTGACCAGGCAGGGGAGTCCTTGTCTCGTCAAGTAGCGGTAACAGAACCTCCCAAGTTTCCCAAAGAGCTGATACTCGGTGGCAATCACCAGACGGCAACGAAGCTATACAACGGCATGATCCATGCGCATGTTCCGTTCGCCATCAAAGGGGCAATTTGGTACCAAGGTGAATCCAACTACCGTGAAGGCGCACTCTATACGGAAAAAACCAAGGCCCTCGTCCGTGGTTGGCGAAAACTTTGGGGCTACGACTTCCCTTACTATTTTGTCCAGATTGCACCATACAAGTATGGAAATGACGCTCCGGAAAAACTCGCGGAGTTCTGGGAAGCTCAGGCGAATATCGTCAAGACGGTTCCCAGAACGGGAATGACCGTCGTCAGTGACTACACCACGCTCAATGATATCCACCCTCCGAATAAGTTGATTCCGGGCACGCGACTCGCGCGTTTGGCTCTTGCCCACGATTACGGTAAGGATGTTGTCTCCACAGGACCGGTATTCCAGAAAATGATCGTGCAGGGGAGTTCTTTGAAACTCTTGTTTGATGCTGCCAAAGGTTTGAAAACCCGTGATGGCAAAACACCGGACTGGTTTGAGCTTGCAGGCGAAGATGGTGAATACCATAAAGCCGTCGCTCAGATCCAGGGTGAGGCGGTGATCGTTAAATCCGTTGAAGTTGCCAAACCCTTGGCTGTCAGGTTTGCCTGGCACAAGCTGGCCACTCCCAATTTAGTCAATGAAGCTGGCATCCCCTGCGCCACATTCCGCGCCGGTAAACTTCCCATCCCGCCCAACTCGGCCTCCGCCCATGTTCCCGAAGCCAAAGAATACCGCGTGATCTATCAGATTGATCTTCCGAAAGATGCCAACTACGCCAAAGGGGGAGCCCAATACCAGATCGATAACAGCACCAAGGATAAGTCTCCTTTTCAGAGAGTTGCCTACTATCTCGAGCTCGAGAGCCGCGATGGGAAAAAACAATACGTGTTTGCTTCGATGAACAAATTCACCGATGATTTGAAAAAACTGGGCATCCCGACAGCCTCCAGTGGCGCCCGTTTTATGCAGAAAGTGTCCGGGTTAACGATCCGGACCAACGTTCGTGGTTTAACTCCCTGCACGAATTCCGACGGCGGAAATATCGAGTTTTGGCCAGGTAATTATGGCCCTGCCAATACCACAAAAATCCCAGGAGCCAGTGACAAATTATACGACTTCGGCGACCAGTCGAACTCCCAAATTCCAGGATACGGATCCATGCAGATTCACCACTGGAAAATGAAGCAAACCGCCTTTGCTCTGAATCACTGGGGGAATAACGGCATGCTCGATGTGGGTATTGGTAATGCCAGTGTGAACAATACGGATTGGACCTTTTCCGCCAATGGTGGACAATATAAAACGATCCGGCTCACCGTCATGGTGAAGTAA
- a CDS encoding glycosyl hydrolase family 95 catalytic domain-containing protein, which produces MTNKKKHFMLLSLLVAGLLTPTQAQTIRQADNGMLNLIADSASIHNPDEKKTGVAKSPHGNNIAYWVSPQSWVSWKFKTNHDARFSLEAEIAQDSPRSRFDLVVGDQRQAVVTQSTGGYDQYQTLQLGSFTLQKGRHSLTISPHRDQWAPINVKRIILRPLKELSPIEPSSTVPTQSPLPYQLSSTKPADWKHHELKGMNFKDHWRDAYPVGSGELGAMVYGGVEDERVMMMHANHWWMKRSPTNLPNVSGKLKHLRSLLTSKDYKPNGAFTKAGQIYYEAIKQSDYKASNGSPLMIGDVHITSPKVDYSDYRRSVDMNKAEAAVTWKSDGARFERRTFVSRANNQKDILFIQLKCDHPGKLQAALSLGLHAPETARGIGNPARFKAQTTASGDFIHYKASNPGTPSALKDFGAVARVITHDGTLNNQDGRLKLSGASHALLAVKTFHYADASDAFDRLDNELEALSGTYQDFLTKHVLAHQALFSSATVDLNATASERQLPNEALLARAYQGDLPLALTERLWAMGRYLNVVGSRAGGDPVHLTGLWNADYTPMWAIHLMNINMPMIHWHIMDGNMAEQMLPFFDLFDALLPGARINAKRLYGTRGIYLNPIPCGKEDGIVKINSPHLIHLPGINAWVAQHYWDYYQFTDDATFLTERALPLMREAAHFYEDYLVLNKDGYYDIIPSNSPENGPFARDGERIGGRHLATQMNSTWEYAAIREMLTNLVTGAEIAGVYTEELPTWKAMCKKLRPYAINAEGAAKEWLHPDLFDNPAHRHMTHAYSLMPGMEINKEDSSPELFDAFVNIVNRRLEAGLEHHTGWSLMHSANLYARGGEGAKAYQCLKWLAQACVLENLLTTHNDWRGGPVTMSQGPIFQIESNMGFVSAVQEMLFSSRPGVLKLMPALPKEWPTGTVRGMRARGGISLNQLIWSKGGANVQATIEASKAQTLRVILPREIKSATLNGKPIKTHSQKELHIDIPSKTQTMLMVTIQDEA; this is translated from the coding sequence ATGACCAACAAGAAAAAACACTTCATGCTACTCAGCCTATTGGTAGCCGGCCTATTAACACCCACCCAAGCGCAAACCATTCGTCAGGCAGATAACGGAATGCTCAACCTCATCGCAGACAGTGCAAGCATCCACAACCCCGACGAGAAAAAAACCGGCGTGGCCAAGAGCCCGCACGGAAACAACATCGCCTATTGGGTATCCCCCCAATCATGGGTATCGTGGAAATTCAAAACCAATCATGATGCACGTTTTTCGCTCGAGGCCGAAATCGCCCAAGACTCACCCCGCAGCCGATTCGACCTCGTTGTCGGAGATCAACGACAAGCGGTCGTCACCCAATCCACCGGTGGCTACGACCAATACCAGACCCTGCAGCTTGGATCTTTCACACTGCAGAAGGGACGGCACTCGCTGACGATCAGCCCACACCGAGACCAGTGGGCACCGATCAATGTAAAACGTATCATTCTTCGCCCGCTCAAGGAGCTAAGCCCGATCGAGCCGAGCTCAACAGTTCCGACACAATCCCCCCTGCCGTATCAACTCTCCAGCACAAAACCGGCGGACTGGAAACACCATGAGCTCAAGGGGATGAATTTCAAAGATCACTGGCGTGACGCCTACCCCGTCGGAAGTGGTGAGCTTGGAGCCATGGTCTACGGTGGAGTTGAAGATGAACGTGTGATGATGATGCACGCCAACCACTGGTGGATGAAGCGCAGCCCCACCAACCTACCCAACGTCAGTGGCAAGTTGAAGCACCTTCGATCCCTGCTCACCAGTAAAGATTACAAACCGAATGGAGCCTTCACCAAGGCTGGACAAATTTACTACGAAGCAATCAAACAAAGCGACTACAAAGCATCTAATGGAAGCCCTCTGATGATCGGCGATGTCCACATCACCTCTCCTAAAGTCGATTACTCAGACTACCGTCGATCCGTCGACATGAACAAAGCCGAAGCCGCCGTAACATGGAAATCCGATGGGGCCCGCTTTGAGCGCCGGACCTTCGTATCCCGGGCCAACAATCAGAAGGACATTCTTTTTATCCAATTGAAATGTGATCACCCAGGAAAACTTCAGGCAGCACTAAGCCTGGGCCTGCACGCCCCGGAAACGGCGCGCGGCATCGGAAACCCTGCACGCTTCAAGGCACAAACAACGGCCAGTGGTGACTTTATTCATTACAAGGCAAGCAACCCGGGCACCCCGTCCGCGCTCAAGGACTTCGGAGCCGTTGCACGCGTCATCACGCACGATGGAACATTAAACAACCAGGACGGCCGACTGAAGCTGTCAGGAGCAAGCCACGCTTTACTGGCAGTTAAAACCTTTCATTATGCGGATGCCAGCGATGCTTTTGACCGTCTGGACAACGAGCTCGAAGCCCTCAGCGGAACCTATCAAGACTTCCTCACCAAACACGTTCTAGCCCACCAAGCCCTGTTTTCATCGGCGACGGTCGATCTCAACGCCACCGCAAGTGAGCGGCAACTGCCCAACGAGGCCCTGCTCGCCCGCGCCTATCAAGGCGACCTTCCTCTTGCCCTCACTGAACGCCTTTGGGCGATGGGACGTTATTTAAACGTGGTGGGCAGCCGCGCCGGAGGCGACCCCGTCCACCTCACCGGACTGTGGAACGCCGACTATACACCGATGTGGGCGATCCACCTCATGAACATCAATATGCCCATGATTCACTGGCATATCATGGACGGCAATATGGCAGAGCAGATGCTGCCATTCTTCGATCTCTTCGACGCCCTGCTGCCAGGAGCACGCATCAATGCCAAACGCCTCTACGGCACTCGCGGGATCTACCTGAACCCCATCCCCTGCGGAAAAGAGGATGGTATTGTTAAAATAAACAGCCCCCACCTCATTCACCTACCAGGCATCAACGCATGGGTAGCGCAGCACTATTGGGATTATTACCAGTTCACCGATGACGCTACCTTCCTCACCGAGCGTGCGCTCCCCCTCATGCGCGAGGCCGCTCATTTCTATGAGGATTATCTCGTGCTCAATAAAGATGGCTATTACGACATCATACCAAGCAACTCCCCTGAAAACGGCCCCTTCGCCCGAGACGGCGAGCGCATTGGAGGTCGCCACCTCGCCACACAAATGAATTCGACTTGGGAATATGCCGCCATCCGCGAGATGCTGACCAACTTGGTCACAGGTGCCGAGATCGCAGGCGTCTACACCGAGGAGTTACCCACATGGAAAGCCATGTGCAAAAAACTCCGCCCCTACGCAATCAACGCCGAAGGAGCGGCCAAAGAATGGCTTCACCCCGATCTATTCGACAATCCCGCGCATCGCCACATGACCCACGCCTACTCGCTTATGCCGGGCATGGAAATCAACAAGGAGGACAGCTCACCGGAACTCTTCGACGCCTTTGTCAACATCGTCAATCGACGCCTGGAAGCTGGGCTCGAGCATCACACCGGTTGGTCACTCATGCACAGTGCCAACCTCTACGCCCGCGGCGGTGAGGGAGCCAAGGCCTACCAGTGTTTGAAATGGCTCGCCCAAGCCTGTGTGTTAGAAAACTTATTAACGACCCACAATGACTGGCGCGGTGGCCCTGTCACCATGAGCCAAGGCCCGATCTTCCAGATCGAGTCCAACATGGGTTTTGTCTCCGCCGTGCAAGAAATGCTCTTCAGTTCCCGCCCCGGCGTCCTCAAACTCATGCCTGCCCTGCCCAAGGAATGGCCAACTGGCACCGTGCGAGGGATGCGTGCCCGCGGCGGTATCTCTCTCAATCAACTTATTTGGTCCAAAGGAGGAGCGAACGTTCAGGCTACCATCGAGGCCTCCAAAGCACAAACACTCAGGGTGATTCTCCCACGCGAGATCAAATCCGCTACCCTCAACGGCAAACCCATCAAAACCCATTCACAAAAAGAACTCCACATCGACATCCCCTCCAAAACACAAACTATGTTAATGGTAACTATTCAAGATGAAGCATAG
- a CDS encoding sulfatase-like hydrolase/transferase — MNIQSTLGCLMAWLVLVASSMASDKPNIIFILIDDLGKEWLSCYGGEGIKTPAIDELAKEGIRFNNAYSMPQCTPSRACFLTGQYPFRNGWANHWDAPRWGVGYFDWEKNPSIGRTLKSAGYATAAAGKWQLNDFRVHPDAMVKHGFDEYCMWTGAEGSKVPGHTHKSAQRYWDPYIHTKEGSKTYPGKFGPDIYNDFILNFITENKDKPFFIYYPMALTHGPLVHTPLAPDAKSKLEKHVAMVEYTDFLLGKIVKKLDELQIRKNTLVIWTCDNGTSGSISNKRESRLVKGGKAKTTENGVNTPFIVSCPGLVPQGKVSDALVDFTDMHKTFADLAGVKQEPGYAYDGYSMMDVFLGKKENSARPWILGMGCHPAKLTDQGVETTHLFRDRVIREKRFKLFVGPDRKPVKVVDVINDPDEQINLLNNPEYKEVCDRLIAVIPTLPKVDNDPQYRPIPSEDWEAKSKAKSQLHKKGHPDYVSGPKKERNRKKNKANN; from the coding sequence ATGAACATTCAATCGACTCTTGGCTGCCTGATGGCTTGGCTTGTGTTAGTCGCGTCTTCCATGGCCTCTGACAAGCCAAACATCATTTTTATCCTGATCGATGACCTCGGTAAGGAATGGCTCAGTTGCTATGGTGGTGAAGGTATCAAGACGCCCGCCATCGATGAGCTTGCCAAGGAAGGCATTCGCTTTAATAACGCTTACTCGATGCCGCAGTGCACGCCAAGTCGGGCTTGTTTTCTGACCGGACAGTATCCTTTTAGAAATGGCTGGGCAAACCACTGGGACGCCCCACGATGGGGAGTGGGGTACTTTGATTGGGAGAAAAACCCATCGATCGGGCGGACGTTGAAATCCGCTGGATACGCCACCGCTGCAGCTGGCAAATGGCAGCTCAACGATTTTCGTGTTCATCCCGATGCCATGGTGAAACACGGCTTTGACGAGTATTGCATGTGGACCGGAGCCGAAGGGTCGAAGGTGCCGGGACATACGCATAAAAGCGCCCAACGCTACTGGGACCCCTACATCCATACCAAGGAGGGCAGCAAAACCTATCCAGGGAAATTTGGACCGGATATCTACAACGATTTCATTCTGAACTTCATCACGGAAAACAAAGACAAGCCGTTTTTTATCTACTACCCGATGGCACTGACACACGGGCCGTTGGTACACACCCCTCTGGCTCCCGACGCGAAGTCGAAATTGGAAAAGCACGTCGCCATGGTCGAATACACCGATTTCCTGCTTGGTAAGATTGTTAAGAAACTTGATGAGCTTCAAATTCGTAAAAACACCCTTGTTATTTGGACTTGTGACAACGGAACTTCCGGATCGATTTCCAACAAACGAGAAAGCCGCTTGGTCAAAGGAGGTAAAGCCAAAACGACAGAGAATGGGGTGAATACACCGTTCATCGTCAGTTGTCCTGGGCTGGTTCCTCAAGGTAAAGTCAGCGATGCCTTGGTCGATTTCACTGACATGCACAAGACCTTCGCCGACCTGGCGGGGGTAAAACAGGAGCCAGGTTATGCATACGATGGCTACTCTATGATGGATGTCTTTCTCGGAAAAAAAGAGAACTCGGCACGTCCGTGGATTCTGGGTATGGGGTGTCACCCCGCCAAGCTAACCGATCAAGGGGTGGAGACCACACACCTGTTCCGCGATCGTGTGATCAGAGAGAAACGATTCAAACTCTTTGTCGGGCCCGACCGCAAACCGGTCAAAGTCGTCGATGTCATCAACGACCCCGATGAACAGATCAACCTGCTCAACAACCCGGAATACAAGGAGGTGTGCGACCGACTCATCGCCGTCATTCCAACATTACCCAAAGTCGACAATGACCCGCAGTATCGCCCCATTCCATCTGAAGACTGGGAGGCAAAGTCCAAGGCGAAAAGCCAGCTGCATAAAAAGGGACATCCGGATTACGTTTCAGGTCCTAAAAAGGAGCGAAACCGGAAGAAGAACAAAGCGAACAATTAG
- a CDS encoding sulfatase-like hydrolase/transferase: MLSGTTVLTVSAENFTKDRPNILFILVDDQSPFDLKIYNPESIQDTPAIDRLAAEGMVFDGAYHMGSFSGAVCTPSRHMIMTGRTLWHLPNSQKGKHCPDDIEENVMAAVFNRANYDTMRTCKKGNSYAAANRKFQVVRDATKRGGTAESGSAWHGDQVMDYLNEREKKQNKAPFLIYFGFSHPHDTRDGTPELIAKYGATNHRDKNSLPPANPRQPKLPVNHLEAHPFPHGHPHLRDEVQVSGVWERRDPLTIRNELGREFACNENIDRQIARVLKKLEAMGELDNTYIIYTADHGMAIGRHGLQGKQNLYEHTWRVPFIVKGPGIQPGTRVQGNAYLLDVLPTLCGLAGVATPDSVEGRSLKPVLTGKKDVVRETLFGVYCGGTKPGIRAVKKGDWKLIKYDTMDGKVRETQLFNLKENPHEFLPEHGKKNNHLTDLAEQPQHAAKLAEMEALLLSEMRRLDDPYRLWNQSQDELKPDDKDLNK; encoded by the coding sequence CTGCTGTCGGGAACAACCGTCTTGACCGTTTCAGCCGAGAATTTTACCAAGGATCGCCCAAACATCCTTTTTATCCTCGTCGATGACCAATCCCCCTTTGATTTGAAAATTTACAATCCTGAATCCATCCAAGACACTCCTGCAATCGACCGACTCGCAGCGGAGGGCATGGTTTTTGATGGGGCCTACCACATGGGTTCATTCAGTGGAGCGGTGTGTACACCATCACGCCATATGATTATGACCGGTCGCACACTTTGGCACCTGCCCAATTCGCAGAAAGGTAAACATTGCCCGGATGACATTGAGGAAAATGTCATGGCCGCCGTTTTTAACCGTGCGAACTACGATACGATGCGTACGTGTAAAAAAGGCAACAGCTACGCGGCGGCCAACCGAAAATTTCAAGTCGTCCGCGACGCAACCAAACGAGGAGGAACCGCCGAAAGTGGAAGCGCTTGGCATGGCGACCAAGTGATGGACTACCTTAACGAGAGGGAAAAGAAGCAGAACAAAGCCCCCTTCCTGATCTACTTCGGGTTTTCCCACCCCCATGATACCCGCGACGGCACGCCCGAATTGATCGCTAAATACGGAGCCACCAACCATCGAGACAAAAACAGCCTCCCTCCTGCCAACCCGAGACAACCGAAGTTGCCCGTCAATCACCTTGAAGCACATCCCTTCCCTCATGGGCACCCGCACTTGCGTGACGAGGTTCAGGTGTCGGGCGTATGGGAACGTCGAGACCCCCTCACCATTCGCAATGAACTGGGCCGCGAGTTTGCCTGCAACGAAAATATCGACAGGCAAATTGCTCGGGTCTTGAAAAAGCTCGAGGCGATGGGAGAACTGGACAATACCTACATCATATACACCGCTGACCATGGCATGGCCATTGGCCGCCACGGACTACAGGGGAAACAAAACCTGTATGAACATACGTGGCGCGTGCCGTTCATCGTCAAAGGCCCTGGAATCCAGCCCGGAACACGCGTCCAAGGGAACGCCTATCTTCTCGATGTTCTGCCGACACTCTGCGGCCTCGCTGGAGTAGCCACGCCTGACTCCGTTGAAGGCAGAAGCCTGAAGCCCGTGCTAACAGGCAAAAAAGACGTCGTTCGCGAGACCCTTTTTGGAGTGTATTGCGGCGGGACTAAGCCTGGTATCCGTGCTGTCAAGAAGGGCGACTGGAAATTGATCAAATACGACACCATGGATGGCAAGGTGCGCGAGACCCAACTCTTCAACCTCAAAGAAAACCCCCATGAGTTCCTCCCCGAACACGGTAAAAAGAACAACCATTTGACCGATCTCGCAGAGCAGCCGCAACACGCAGCCAAACTTGCAGAAATGGAAGCCTTGCTGCTTTCGGAAATGCGCCGCCTCGATGACCCATACCGCCTCTGGAATCAATCCCAAGACGAACTCAAGCCTGACGACAAGGATCTGAACAAGTAA